The Nitrogeniibacter aestuarii genome has a window encoding:
- a CDS encoding cytochrome c yields MFRALSAVIALLLAMAFPAAHADSVAQPALAMASTGQIHEQDRPYYEACAREGLNASECAGRLIWFKATAGNDRFHTYVFQQRVGVLIDWFRVLRTDERGDRFRAWGAINDPNCCTPGSPNCPAKSLDETFGLDWCPGDEELLKYVGKTGYKDPACDFRDAPLASGDPHGPADQRQSACDLKFGTSTGALGIRKFPNPRFDLDKWVALNGRAGSWAGYNGKIPAAGGSDEPAKSRLMDGSVEPPFLIGTSCGSCHISFDPLNPPKDPANPKWENIKGLLGNQYTRISEIMVSGMSTNTLEWQMFAHARPGTTDTSAIPNDQVNNPGTINALINIPQRPVHEGEQVLKWRKATSCEGKPEAICWCEPERDGKCWEKSLKTETVHHILKGGEDSIGALEAIQRVYFNIGSCSEQCWVNHFSDLRQLDPQQRGFGQTPFDIGQCRRDCPNFRAIEDRLVNILDFFLSAEARATDLQEARQNELKKVSRTAEYSEQDLLADLEAEFGDGAVARGEQVFKQTCARCHSSSEEAAAGNFDAIDFHKTDANSGLRADWMGNDKPTLVSEVGTFRCRALHSNHMEGRIWQEYGSETLRAQKDDPNLVEPSDGGRGYYRNISLLNLWAHAPFMHNNAIGPELCGKPTNGDNAFYAQRPRYVDGKTLSLLPPDQQPACWEYDPSVAGRFELYKASMDALLNPDARTPKVTLLNQDVTLRVGPRLYDGTEKEKLLGFSLTIPAEIDGRGVNAGTLGNFKHKEFVVDLVQAKFKPDEAKARLVKHWGESEGEKIFKDLQGITEEVTSQPNGLVEALKKRPYLVKEIYSSCFAEVENAGHRFGEDLSEEDKKALTAFLATM; encoded by the coding sequence ATGTTCCGCGCACTTTCGGCCGTCATCGCCCTGCTGCTTGCGATGGCGTTCCCTGCCGCCCACGCCGACAGCGTCGCCCAGCCGGCCCTTGCCATGGCCTCAACCGGCCAGATCCATGAACAGGATAGGCCGTATTACGAAGCCTGTGCCCGTGAGGGGCTCAATGCTTCGGAATGCGCGGGCCGGCTGATCTGGTTCAAGGCCACGGCCGGCAATGACCGCTTCCACACCTATGTGTTTCAACAGCGCGTGGGTGTGCTGATCGACTGGTTCCGGGTGCTGCGCACCGATGAACGCGGCGACCGCTTCCGTGCCTGGGGCGCCATCAACGACCCGAACTGCTGCACCCCGGGGTCGCCCAACTGCCCTGCCAAGAGCCTGGACGAAACCTTCGGCCTGGACTGGTGCCCGGGTGACGAAGAACTGCTCAAGTATGTGGGCAAGACGGGCTACAAGGACCCGGCCTGTGATTTCAGGGACGCGCCGCTGGCGTCGGGCGACCCGCACGGCCCCGCCGACCAGCGCCAGAGCGCCTGCGACCTCAAGTTCGGCACCTCCACCGGCGCACTGGGCATCCGCAAGTTCCCCAACCCGCGCTTCGACCTCGACAAATGGGTGGCCCTCAATGGCCGTGCCGGCAGCTGGGCCGGCTACAACGGCAAGATTCCGGCCGCCGGCGGCTCGGATGAGCCCGCCAAGAGCCGCCTCATGGACGGCAGCGTGGAACCGCCCTTCCTGATCGGCACCTCCTGCGGCTCCTGTCATATCTCCTTCGACCCGCTCAACCCGCCCAAGGACCCGGCCAATCCCAAGTGGGAGAACATCAAGGGCCTGCTGGGCAACCAGTACACCCGCATCTCCGAGATCATGGTCTCGGGCATGAGCACCAACACCCTGGAATGGCAGATGTTCGCCCACGCCCGACCGGGCACTACCGACACCTCGGCCATCCCCAACGATCAGGTGAACAACCCGGGCACCATCAACGCGCTCATCAACATCCCGCAGCGGCCGGTGCACGAGGGTGAGCAGGTGCTCAAATGGCGCAAGGCCACCTCCTGCGAGGGCAAGCCGGAGGCCATCTGCTGGTGCGAGCCGGAACGCGACGGCAAGTGCTGGGAGAAGTCGCTCAAGACCGAGACCGTGCATCACATCCTCAAGGGTGGCGAGGATTCCATCGGCGCGCTCGAGGCCATCCAGCGGGTGTATTTCAACATCGGCTCCTGCTCGGAGCAGTGCTGGGTGAATCATTTCTCCGATCTGCGCCAGCTCGACCCGCAGCAGCGCGGCTTCGGCCAGACGCCTTTCGATATCGGCCAGTGCCGTCGTGACTGCCCGAACTTCCGCGCCATCGAGGACCGGCTGGTCAACATTCTCGACTTCTTCCTCTCGGCCGAGGCCCGCGCCACCGATCTGCAAGAGGCCCGTCAGAACGAGTTGAAGAAGGTGTCGCGCACCGCCGAGTATTCCGAGCAGGATCTGCTCGCGGATCTGGAAGCGGAGTTCGGCGACGGCGCCGTAGCCCGCGGCGAGCAGGTGTTCAAGCAAACCTGCGCCCGCTGCCATTCGAGTTCCGAAGAGGCCGCCGCCGGCAACTTCGACGCCATCGACTTCCACAAGACCGACGCCAACAGCGGCTTGCGCGCCGACTGGATGGGCAACGACAAGCCCACGCTGGTCTCCGAGGTGGGCACTTTCCGCTGCCGTGCCCTGCATTCGAACCATATGGAGGGGCGCATCTGGCAGGAGTACGGCTCCGAGACCCTGCGCGCCCAGAAGGACGACCCCAACCTGGTCGAACCCTCGGACGGCGGGCGCGGCTACTACCGCAACATCTCGCTGCTCAACCTCTGGGCCCACGCCCCCTTCATGCACAACAACGCCATCGGCCCCGAGCTGTGCGGCAAGCCCACCAACGGCGACAACGCCTTCTACGCCCAGCGCCCGCGCTACGTGGATGGCAAGACCCTGTCGCTGCTGCCGCCGGATCAGCAACCCGCCTGCTGGGAATACGACCCGAGCGTGGCCGGCCGCTTCGAGCTCTACAAGGCCAGCATGGACGCCCTGCTGAACCCGGATGCCCGCACGCCCAAGGTCACCCTGCTCAACCAGGACGTGACCCTGCGCGTCGGCCCACGCCTCTACGACGGCACCGAAAAGGAGAAGCTGCTGGGCTTCTCGCTGACCATCCCCGCCGAAATCGACGGGCGCGGCGTCAACGCCGGCACCCTGGGCAACTTCAAGCACAAGGAGTTCGTGGTCGATCTGGTGCAGGCCAAGTTCAAGCCGGACGAAGCCAAGGCCCGCCTGGTCAAGCACTGGGGCGAATCCGAGGGCGAGAAGATCTTCAAGGATCTGCAAGGCATCACCGAAGAGGTGACCAGCCAGCCCAACGGCCTGGTCGAGGCGCTCAAGAAGCGGCCGTATCTGGTCAAGGAGATCTACAGCTCCTGCTTCGCCGAGGTGGAAAACGCCGGGCATCGCTTCGGCGAAGACCTCTCTGAAGAAGACAAGAAAGCCCTGACCGCCTTCCTGGCCACGATGTAA